One region of Eupeodes corollae chromosome 1, idEupCoro1.1, whole genome shotgun sequence genomic DNA includes:
- the LOC129942854 gene encoding uncharacterized protein LOC129942854 isoform X2, with the protein MYNLFRSRNSSVDEPRCEMQATNSQIILNDEQFQNSSLRRSQRVPNFSNINTDPSVSSRHTNYQRNNVERPETPQRFGGRGQTMRPYEMEQFGLSQNEQFRSPRGVFQNLDYDRFQAQRSPMPPRLTDEIIESFENARTNRSPLNEDNQNNYEAKQQLCRRLQKIRDEMNKKPQAKIEQEIEVEPEIIPCQRITLHEPCEDTIHQQHETDQDLGILSARDMDDEVLFGEHQTIDPRTIFKNKDENLVSRNVVKIETNTTIDGNKREVVEEFLEQDHVNVVDRTENEENLVDVSEPTFESFPGYSPLRLNENSWKNVDQWKCKPRRVLADYSDLPQEDLEDISKPSFQQRSFEEQDACKIEHMSGEEERFYSGRQQDASGRVNLPGSERFCRGYERALSQRDNSERLENVSEPIYASSFENSGTRTTSGLGKGIKSCRRLPQVEVSERLDEVSQPSFLHSTEVSHQDSRQRSRCRMPQVQTSERLDDVSQPGFASSLADTYQSSTRKNACPFSRRGMPQFEPSERLDEVSQPSFLHSAEVSHQDSRQRSRCRMPQVQTSERLDDVSQPGFASSFEDTYQSSTRKNACPFSKRGMPQFEPSERLDEVSQPSFLHSAEASYQDSRQRSRCQTSQRPGITSMTSERLDEVSHPDFALSFEDSCKSSARRNQCPLSKRCITQVEDSERLDDVSQPSFLHSTEVSHPDSRQRCIYRVSQREPTENLDEVSHPEFASSLEATHGSSLSSNRCPIRRRGMPKVDTSERLDQVTHPSFMSSFQDSSVSYRQRRDLNQISGSERLDNISQPEFLHSTAPSFQDSNRRTSCPVNRRQLRQETSELLDEVSQPSFLCSAENTFQDSAKRIHSPSVYPSERLDEISHPSFMASYQDSTGPPRQSRGMLLHKRLPEFDISENLDEVSQPEFLHSTEASFQDNSKRIRCPRPLPQMQTSENLDQVSCPQFLSSIEDSFQNAAIRGRSPIGRRQFPQIDTCEKLDDISKPSFSASLQDSTGPSRRYRHISPKSCRPLVETSEILDEVSQPEFLHSTEASFQDNSKRIRCPRPLPQMETSENLDQISCPQFLSSVEDSFQNAAKRGRSPIARRHLPQIDTCEKLDDISKPSFGASLQDSTGPSRRYRHISPKSCRPLVETSEILDEVSQPEFLHSTEASLQDNSKRIRCPRPLPQMETSENLDQISCPQFLSSIEGCFQNAAIRGRSLVGRRHFPQIETCEKLDDISKPSFGASLQDSTGPSRRYRHISPKSCRPLVETSEMLDEVSQPEFLHSTEASLQDNSKRIRCPRPLPQMETSENLDQISCPQFLSSIEGSFQNAAIRGRSPMGRRHFPQIETCEKLDDISKPSFGASLQDSTGPSRRYRHISPKSCRPSVETSEILDEVSQPEFLQSMESSHQRTRSPMNRKPIYQEMTSERLDQISQPRYLSSIDSTNDDCRRKCKLLQVNVSENLADVSQPFCPSSFEDSTQRSREVQRSERLEDISQPNFLSSYNNSTLQSKGRPLPDLFNNTRQTQSGGFENLEDVCQPSFQSSLEESNQGPKQSIQRHTQSPRQKLLSRLDRSELLEDISQPCYPSSFEDSMRNRDRRPIPQVSGSEYLDNVSQPGFQSTFDDSRHTPRKMQRNQTNNLEELNDISQPTFPTSFEDSIKSTERAIVETPKRRPFPLIDVSEELEGICQPSFGSCFEDSSSIPRRQRPFPQVDNSERLNDISEPDFATTFESSAYPSERLDDVCQPSFPSSFDDSRRYSRGRETSQNRESVSRQMQQNRISRRLPIEFDTSEMLENVIQPEFPSSFQETSNVSRERKIINRPMPQIDLSENIDSICQPDFPSSFNNSTRNEGQNVPCTYRKKNDYMTSFPVERVMDISAPRFHSSYEDSMQRARGSSYLPRENLEDISCPSFQTTPKLPSRSRRQDYQCPGGPARQLFPRRDSRNRDQMERSGDFRKVFEEMPNYAPFEQQVAPKRNPITSKLKRPVNFGCPISYLPKHNEVRVVNQCRRSQSEERPNAGNLNACRMRPPVVREANPPSRNRMQSRRPGPTLSSTRIPLPPSARGQEQRTKMEKQENQERLIKKSSVKFHQTKSTFFKNNQDQGNRNQRR; encoded by the exons ATCCCGAAACTCCTCCGTTGACGAACCCCGTTGTGAAATGCAAGCCACCAACtcccaaattattttgaatgatgaacaatttcaaaattcaagccTCCGTCGTAGTCAAAGGGTtccaaatttttcaaacattaacaCAGATCCATCAGTATCTTCGCGACACACGAATTATCAAAGAAATAATGTCGAAAGACCGG aaacaccaCAAAGATTCGGAGGGAGGGGACAGACAATGAGGCCTTATGAAATGGAACAATTTGGACTTTCACAAAACGAGCAGTTCCGTTCGCCACGtggagtttttcaaaatttagatt ATGATCGATTCCAGGCTCAAAGAAGTCCAATGCCACCACGTTTGACCGATGAAATAATCGAATCCTTCGAAAATGCTAGAACTAATCGTAGTCCTTTAAATGAAGATAACCAAAACAACTACGAAGCCAAACAACAGTTATGTCGCCGACTGCAAAAAATACGAgatgaaatgaataaaaaaccTCAAGCAAAAATTGAGCAAGAAATTGAAGTTGAACCCGAAATAATTCCTTGTCAGCGGATAACGTTACATGAACCATGTGAAGACACCATCCATCAGCAACATGAAACCGATCAAGATCTTGGAATTTTATCAGCTAGGGACATGGATGACGAGGTTTTATTTGGTGAGCATCAGACCATCGATCCAAggacgattttcaaaaataaagatgagAACTTGGTCTCTCGAAATGTGGTTAAGATTGAAACTAATACAACTATCGATGGCAATAAACGAGAAGTAGTTGAAGAATTTTTGGAGCAGGACCATGTTAATGTTGTTGATAGAACTGAAAATGAAGAGAATTTAGTTGATGTTAGTGAACCAACTTTCGAATCCTTTCCAGGGTATTCTCCCTTGcgattaaatgaaaattcttggaaaaatgTAGATCAGTGGAAATGTAAACCTCGTAGGGTTTTGGCAGATTATTCAGATTTACCGCAAGAAGATTTGGAAGATATTTCGAAACCATCATTTCAGCAGAGGAGTTTTGAAGAACAAGATGCATGCAAAATCGAACATATGTCTGGAGAAGAGGAGCGATTTTATTCAGGAAGGCAACAGGATGCTTCCGGGAGAGTAAATCTACCAGGAAGTGAAAGATTTTGCAGAGGATATGAGAGAGCTTTAAGTCAAAGAGACAACTCAGAAAGATTAGAGAATGTCAGTGAGCCAATTTATGCTTCATCATTTGAAAATAGTGGCACGAGAACAACATCAGGGCTTGGTAAAGGTATAAAATCATGTAGGCGGTTGCCTCAAGTTGAAGTATCGGAAAGATTAGATGAAGTTAGTCAACCAAGCTTTTTACATTCCACGGAAGTTTCTCATCAAGACTCTAGACAAAGAAGCAGATGTCGAATGCCCCAAGTGCAGACTTCAGAAAGACTTGATGACGTCAGTCAGCCTGGTTTTGCATCTTCTCTTGCAGACACTTATCAAAGCTCGACAAGAAAAAATGCTTGTCCATTTAGTAGGAGAGGCATGCCTCAATTTGAACCCTCAGAAAGATTAGATGAAGTTAGTCAACCAAGCTTTTTACATTCTGCGGAAGTTTCTCATCAAGACTCTAGACAAAGAAGCAGATGTCGAATGCCCCAAGTGCAGACTTCAGAAAGACTTGATGACGTCAGTCAGCCTGGTTTTGCATCTTCTTTTGAAGACACTTATCAAAGCTCGACAAGAAAAAATGCCTGTCCATTTAGTAAGAGAGGCATGCCTCAATTTGAACCCTCAGAAAGATTAGATGAAGTTAGTCAACCAAGCTTTTTACATTCTGCGGAAGCTTCTTATCAAGACTCTAGACAAAGAAGCAGATGTCAAACAAGCCAAAGACCGGGAATCACATCGATGACATCTGAAAGACTTGATGAGGTTAGTCATCCCGACTTTGCGTTATCTTTTGAAGACTCTTGTAAGAGTTCAGCAAGAAGAAATCAGTGCCCATTGAGTAAAAGATGCATAACTCAAGTTGAAGATTCGGAAAGATTAGATGATGTTAGTCAACCAAGCTTTTTACATTCTACGGAAGTTTCTCATCCAGACTCTAGACAAAGATGCATATATCGAGTATCCCAAAGGGAGCCAACGGAAAATCTTGATGAAGTCAGTCATCCTGAATTTGCGTCTTCTCTTGAAGCCACTCATGGAAGTTCCTTAAGTAGCAACAGGTGTCCAATAAGAAGAAGAGGCATGCCTAAAGTTGATACTTCAGAAAGATTAGATCAAGTTACACATCCAAGTTTTATGAGTTCTTTTCAAGATTCTAGTGTTTCATATAGACAAAGAAGAGATCTAAACCAAATTTCTGGGTCAGAAAGATTGGATAACATAAGCCAACCTGAATTTCTTCATTCTACAGCACCATCTTTTCAGGATAGCAACAGAAGAACAAGTTGTCCAGTAAACCGAAGACAACTTAGACAAGAAACTTCAGAACTGTTGGATGAAGTGAGTCAGCCTTCATTTTTGTGTTCAGCTGAAAACACTTTCCAAGACTCAGCAAAAAGAATTCATTCTCCATCAGTTTATCCTTCTGAACGATTAGATGAGATTAGTCATCCAAGCTTTATGGCATCTTATCAAGATTCTACGGGTCCACCGAGACAAAGTAGAGGTATGTTACTACACAAGCGATTGCCAGAATTTGACATATCAGAGAATTTGGATGAAGTCAGTCAACCAGAATTCTTACACTCTACTGAAGCATCTTTTCAAGATAACTCAAAAAGAATCAGATGCCCAAGACCCTTACCTCAAATGCAAACATCAGAAAATCTTGATCAGGTTAGCTGTCCTCAATTCTTGTCTTCCATTGAAGATTCTTTCCAAAACGCTGCAATTAGAGGCAGGTCTCCAATTGGTCGAAGACAATTTCCACAAATCGATACATGTGAAAAATTAGATGACATTAGTAAACCAAGCTTTAGCGCATCACTTCAAGATTCTACGGGTCCTTCAAGACGATATAGACATATTTCACCAAAAAGTTGCCGACCTTTAGTTGAGACATCAGAGATATTGGATGAAGTCAGCCAACCAGAATTCTTACACTCTACCGAAGCATCTTTTCAGGATAACTCAAAAAGAATCAGATGCCCAAGACCCTTACCTCAAATGGAAACATCAGAAAATCTTGATCAGATTAGCTGTCCTCAATTCTTGTCTTCCGTTGAAGATTCTTTCCAAAACGCTGCAAAAAGAGGAAGGTCTCCAATTGCTCGAAGACATTTGCCACAAATCGATACATGTGAAAAATTAGATGACATTAGTAAACCAAGTTTTGGCGCATCACTTCAAGATTCTACGGGTCCTTCAAGACGATATAGACATATTTCACCAAAAAGTTGCCGACCTTTAGTTGAGACATCAGAGATATTGGATGAAGTCAGCCAACCAGAATTCTTACACTCTACTGAAGCATCTCTTCAGGATAACTCAAAAAGAATCAGATGCCCAAGACCCTTACCTCAAATGGAAACATCAGAAAATCTTGATCAGATTAGCTGTCCTCAATTCTTGTCTTCCATTGAAGGTTGTTTCCAAAACGCCGCAATTAGAGGCAGGTCTTTAGTTGGGCGAAGACATTTTCCACAAATCGAAACATGTGAAAAATTAGATGACATTAGTAAACCCAGCTTTGGCGCATCACTTCAAGATTCTACGGGTCCTTCAAGACGATATAGACATATTTCACCAAAAAGTTGCCGACCTTTAGTTGAAACATCAGAGATGTTGGATGAAGTCAGCCAACCAGAATTCTTACACTCTACTGAAGCATCTCTTCAGGATAACTCAAAAAGAATCAGATGCCCAAGACCCTTACCTCAAATGGAAACATCAGAAAATCTTGATCAGATTAGCTGTCCCCAATTCTTGTCTTCCATTGAAGGTTCTTTCCAAAACGCCGCAATTAGAGGCAGGTCTCCAATGGGGCGAAGACATTTTCCACAAATCGAAACATGTGAAAAATTAGATGACATTAGTAAACCCAGCTTTGGCGCATCACTTCAAGATTCTACGGGTCCTTCAAGACGATATAGACATATTTCACCAAAAAGTTGCCGACCTTCAGTTGAGACATCAGAGATATTGGATGAAGTCAGCCAACCAGAATTTTTACAGTCTATGGAATCGTCACATCAGAGAACGAGGAGTCCAATGAACCGAAAACCCATATATCAAGAGATGACATCTGAAAGATTAGATCAAATCAGTCAGCCCAGATATTTGTCTTCCATTGATAGCACTAACGACGATTGCAGGAGAAAGTGTAAACTACTGCAAGTAAATGTATCAGAGAATTTGGCTGATGTAAGTCAGCCATTTTGTCCATCTTCATTTGAAGATTCTACACAAAGGTCAAGAGAAGTTCAAAGGTCGGAAAGATTGGAAGATATATCTCAACCCAACTTCCTGTCCTCTTATAATAATTCCACACTTCAATCAAAGGGAAGACCTTTACCTGACTTGTTTAACAACACCCGTCAAACACAGTCCGGGGGTTTTGAGAATCTTGAAGATGTTTGTCAACCTAGCTTCCAGTCTTCTCTCGAAGAGTCCAATCAGGGACCCAAGCAAAGCATTCAGAGGCACACACAAAGTCCAAGACAAAAACTTCTTTCAAGGCTAGATCGCTCTGAATTATTGGAAGACATCAGTCAACCGTGTTATCCTTCGTCTTTTGAAGATTCAATGCGTAATCGGGATAGGAGACCCATTCCCCAAGTCAGTGGCTCAGAATATCTGGATAATGTCAGTCAACCTGGTTTTCAATCTACATTTGATGATTCAAGGCATACACCAAGAAAAATGCagagaaatcaaacaaataacttaGAAGAATTAAATGACATAAGTCAGCCAACCTTTCCAACTTCTTTTGAAGATTCCATAAAAAGTACGGAAAGAGCTATTGTTGAAACTCCAAAGAGAAGACCCTTTCCATTAATAGATGTTTCTGAGGAATTAGAAGGTATTTGTCAACCTTCATTTGGGTCTTGTTTCGAAGATTCTTCAAGCATACCCAGAAGACAAAGACCTTTTCCACAAGTTGATAATTCTGAGAGACTCAACGATATCAGTGAGCCAGATTTTGCAACAACTTTCGAAAGCTCTGCGTATCCTTCTGAAAGACTAGACGATGTTTGCCAACCTTCATTTCCGAGCTCTTTTGATGATTCAAGGAGGTACTCTCGAGGAAGAGAAACTAGTCAGAATCGAGAATCTGTTTCCAGACAAATGCAACAGAATAGAATTTCAAGACGTTTACCTATTGAGTTTGATACATCTGAGATGTTAGAAAATGTCATTCAACCTGAATTCCCGTCGTCATTTCAAGAAACTTCAAATGTTTCACGggaacgaaaaataataaacagaCCAATGCCTCAAATTGATTTATCGGAAAATATTGATTCTATTTGTCAACCAGATTTTCCATCATCTTTTAACAATTCAACTAGAAATGAAGGCCAAAATGTACCGTGTACatatagaaagaaaaatgattACATGACAAGTTTCCCTGTAGAACGTGTAATGGACATATCAGCCCCAAGGTTTCACTCAAGTTATGAAGATTCTATGCAAAGAGCTCGTGGTAGTTCATATTTACCTCGAGAAAATTTAGAAGACATATCATGTCCATCATTTCAAACAACACCAAAATTACCATCACGAAGTCGACGTCAGGATTATCAGTGTCCTGGGGGTCCAGCACGGCAACTCTTTCCCAGGAGAGATTCAAGAAACAGGGATCAAATGGAAAGATCTGGTGATTTTAGAAAAGTCTTCGAGGAAATGCCTAATTATGCTCCATTTGAACAGCAAGTTGCTCCGAAAAGAAATCCAATTACATCGAAGCTTAAAAGACCGGTTAATTTTGGATGTCCCATATCTTATTTGCCAAAACATAATGAAGTGCGTGTGGTTAATCAATGCCGTCGATCCCAATCTGAGGAAAGACCAAATGCAGGAAATCTTAATGCCTGTCGAATGAGACCTCCAGTTGTAAGGGAGGCTAATCCACCCAGCAGAAATCGAATGCAATCAAGACGTCCTGGTCCGACGCTTTCGTCAACTAGAATACCCCTACCACCATCAGCGCGTGGTCaagaacaaagaacaaaaatggaaaagcaGGAAAATCAGGAGCGTCTTATCAAGAAGTCATCTGTCAAATTCCATCAAACTAAatccacattttttaaaaataatcaggATCAAGGGAATAGAAATCAAAGAcgataa